The Acidimicrobiia bacterium genomic interval TCACCGAAGTCGATCGTCCAGTCGCCCGCGTCGCTCTGCGACGCGTCGAAGGTCACGTTCGCGCGCGTGAACGCGGTGACCGGGCTCCCCCAGATCCACGCCTGGGGTCGCTTCGGGCTCACGTTGACCGTCTGCGTGGCGCGCGCGTGTTGTCCGTTGCCGTCGGTCGTGACGAGCGCCGCGGTGAAATCGCCGGCCGTCGTGTACGTGTGCATGAGCGACGCGGGTGGGTCATCGGTGCCGGTCGCGTCGGGCGAGCCGTCGCCGAACGAGAGCCGCCAGCGCGTGATCCCCGCATCGGAGTGACTCGCGGAGCCGTCGAACTCGACGTCGAACGGCGCGGTGCCCGCGAGCCGCGCTTGCAACGGCTGCCGGCGCGCCTGCGAGCGGGTCTTCGGAACCGCCGGCATCGGCTGTGCGAGCTGCGCACCCGACTTCACGGTCGGCAGGATCAACGGCGCGGGCGGCGTCTGCGTGAAATCGAACGCGTTGCGTATGTCACCGGTCACGGGGGCGATCTCGCGCACCGTCGGGCGCGGGTCCGGCCGGCCGTCGGTCGTCGGGTCGAGGCGCGTCCCGTCGGTGAAGCGGTCCTCGATGAACCTGATGATGGAGTCGAACGTGTAGGTCGAGTGGTCGATGACACCGTGGCGCGCGTACGGGCTGATCACGATCATCGGCACGCGGATGCCGGTGCCGTTCTGGTCGACGCGCGGTGGCACCTCGTGGTCGTAGAAGCCGCCCCAGTCGTCCCAACCGAAGAAGATCGCGGTCGAGCCCCAGTCGGGGCTCTTCATGATCTGGTCGATGACGTAGGTCGCGTACTTCTGGCTGTCGGCGACCGATGCCGGCGGGTGATCACTGACGGGCTGGGTCGGGATCACCCACGACACCGCGGGCAGATTGCCGGCCTGCGCGTCACCGATGAAGTTCTGGATCGGCTGGATGTTCTCGGTCTCCTTGTCGTGCTTCACGTCGGTGAAGCGCGGCAGCGGGTTCCAGAAGCTCGCGGTCTTCGAACCCTGCGGCGCAGGGATGCAGTCGATGTCGTCCGGGTTGTCGCAGTCGGGCTGCGTCCCGTCGAACACGTAATAGCCCCACGACGTGCGCGCCTGCTTCAACAGGTACGTGAGGTCGGTCCAGTCGTAATGGGCCGGACCA includes:
- a CDS encoding alkaline phosphatase family protein is translated as MGARKVANGWARRVGWSAFAALLVVALLGRGQVPSAEAASPAAVLTATSPASDINKIDHVVVLMQENRSFDEYFGMYPGADGFTLDDDGQPTNCAPDPRQGNACVPVFHDTEDVDYGAGHSITSYSQDVDDGKMDGFIASWERRCGVGETRCGGQKPVPDVMGYRTRADIPNYWAYADSYTLLDHMFTPSDSWSAPEHLYMVSSWSARCYQANDPMSCENDAESPDINQAASGGPAHYDWTDLTYLLKQARTSWGYYVFDGTQPDCDNPDDIDCIPAPQGSKTASFWNPLPRFTDVKHDKETENIQPIQNFIGDAQAGNLPAVSWVIPTQPVSDHPPASVADSQKYATYVIDQIMKSPDWGSTAIFFGWDDWGGFYDHEVPPRVDQNGTGIRVPMIVISPYARHGVIDHSTYTFDSIIRFIEDRFTDGTRLDPTTDGRPDPRPTVREIAPVTGDIRNAFDFTQTPPAPLILPTVKSGAQLAQPMPAVPKTRSQARRQPLQARLAGTAPFDVEFDGSASHSDAGITRWRLSFGDGSPDATGTDDPPASLMHTYTTAGDFTAALVTTDGNGQHARATQTVNVSPKRPQAWIWGSPVTAFTRANVTFDASQSDAGDWTIDFGDGSDPISGTGVPPSDVDHTYSAVGFYTATLTVTDTDGNSSVVRANTLISALRKPGVGPMQPKRITADSGEIKAKVEPNGSRSTAWFRWGLTTDVENTTTPRDIGTHNLITGISWDLSDLQPNTTYYFEAVANNPLGTSIGKLQHFTTAPAS